One stretch of Ipomoea triloba cultivar NCNSP0323 chromosome 8, ASM357664v1 DNA includes these proteins:
- the LOC116027750 gene encoding uncharacterized protein LOC116027750 — protein MEVPPQRRSPAELRSCIEELLRFTLKSSVDGISEVDMGLSKDYCANLLKHDPSNTLPISTDISEGVPCYPLYKHLAASLHQSIQSGTISRSCNRLPVMREADFTHQMEEECNNLVREKGSQLQNLLDTCDFDLHVQEPFFSQLKNGEKTIEGRCAVGDHKNIAVGAFILLNKCLVLQVEKVCHYSSFCKMLEVESLSKVLPGVKTTDEGVKVFRNLYSEEKEKLNGVLAICVTKPVLQPYLSMASIISGMGYRGVQALLNFAQTVGTIPEGLPPPTSTLISSFLLPHNPNVKGSRLTDGARALAKHANRSSSRYWGSLSGNDASKNIHALDVITRLINHCCWLNIHVVPPHGVVFEIRVADGYGARWSEDGSKFLGFLEPYMVDGHSKGWRH, from the exons ATGGAGGTTCCGCCACAAAGGAGGTCCCCTGCCGAACTACGGAGCTGCATAGAAGAGCTCCTGAGGTTCACTCTCAAATCCTCCGTCGACGGCATTTCCGAGGTCGACATGGGTCTCTCCAAAGACTATTGCGCCAACCTACTCAAACACGACCCTTCCAAtaccttacccatttccaccg ATATCTCTGAAGGAGTCCCATGTTATCCTCTATACAAGCATCTAGCTGCGTCCTTGCACCAGTCTATTCAATCTGGAACCATCTCTAGGTCATGCAATAGACTTCCAGTAATGCGTGAAGCCGATTTTACGCACCAAATGGAAGAGGAATGTAATAATCTTGTAAGGGAAAAAGGTTCCCAGTTGCAGAAT TTGCTGGATACCTGTGATTTTGATCTTCATGTTCAGGAGCCTTTCTTCTCTCAACTGAAAA ATGGAGAAAAAACAATTGAAGGGAGGTGTGCTGTTGGTGACCACAAGAA TATTGCGGTTGGTGCTTTCATTCTTCTTAACAAGTGTCTGGTTCTCCAAGTTGAG AAAGTTTGTCATTATTCTTCATTCTGTAAGATGTTAGAGGTGGAGTCTCTCTCAAAGGTCCTTCCTGGAGTGAAAACCACTGACGAAG GTGTTAAAGTCTTTAGAAACTTATACTCtgaagagaaggaaaaattgAATGGTGTTCTTGCTATTTGTGTTACGAAACCAGTTTTACAGCCTTACCTTTCTATGGCCTCCATAATATCA GGTATGGGCTATAGGGGTGTCCAGGCACTTCTAAATTTTGCACAAACAGTTGGAACGATTCCTGAGGGACTCCCACCTCCTACATCTACCCTAATATCATCATTTTTATTACCGCATAATCCAAAT GTTAAAGGCTCTAGATTGACTGATGGAGCCAGGGCGTTAGCCAAGCATGCCAACAGGAGCAGCTCAAGATATTGGGGAAGTTTATCCGGAAATG ATGCAAGTAAAAATATTCATGCCCTGGATGTTATTACTCGGTTAATAAATCACTGCTGCTGGCTCAACATACATGTTGTTCCACCACATGGTGTTGTTTTTGAGATACGTGTGGCTGATGGCTATGGGGCGAGGTGGTCTGAAGATGGAAGTAAG TTCCTTGGATTTCTTGAACCATATATGGTGGATGGCCATTCAAAGGGATGGAGGCACTGA